One genomic segment of Tubulanus polymorphus chromosome 4, tnTubPoly1.2, whole genome shotgun sequence includes these proteins:
- the LOC141903894 gene encoding protein TBATA-like isoform X1, protein MAYVANGHFRTWYNEDPNLSYVQVRRLPLNQVMSQSEVFRPSEAPLMIRSSLQEGINMPFHSKSGSRPSTQGSGGYRFGQRSLNSFFTRHNPHPNRVTHIKGLLDIPICAVNDDGYMANPRYSLQLPPKQFTPQHRPRDIPRIPVNAGHIGKTKLHPINTVTGMQNWTGLQNYPWRERAVPRVGLVPVTESWRDELREFTEKALIPPPSPEKQKPRTQDNERHTKTQYSANTGRLIPPASRAMSRGRTGTRHKFRRELEHIIEEGNMETMVLTMLCQILQVEDLNAVQAWLCSAGDIEKNMALDLVRAALNQEDAGTHEVPEELLEKPATALPGENWTTQNGDEPTNKEQDEFIEKIVERLSIADGRFSRQRVTRDENGDLRTTSIEPLPEILKKPDPIPAENNARPPTSQVFKTATSSGPPGTAKSGPKLRMTNGSRPTTQCMLADENKAWNPTEATV, encoded by the exons ATGGCGTACGTGGCCAATGGGCATTTTCGTACATGGTACAACGAAGATCCAAACCTTAGTTATGTACAAGTTCGAAGGTTGCCGTTAAATCAGGTG aTGAGTCAATCGGAGGTGTTTAGACCGAGCGAAGCTCCCCTAATGATCAGAAGTTCACTTCAAGAGGGCATAAATATGCCGTTCCACTCGAAGAGCGGGTCGCGGCCGAGTACACAGGGTTCCGGGGGCTATAGATTCGGCCAGCGTAGTCTGAATTCATTCTTCACCAGGCACAATCCTCATCCAAATCGTGTGACGCATATCAAAG GTTTGTTAGACATACCGATTTGCGCCGTGAACGACGATGGCTACATGGCGAACCCGCGATACTCGTTACAACTTCCACCTAAACAGTTCACACCTCAGCATCGACCCCGGGACATCCCGAGAATACCCGTCAATGCGGGACACATCGGAAAAACAAAGCTACATCCCATCAACACGGTAACAGGCATGCAAAACTGGACCGGTTTACAGAACTATCCGTGGAGAGAAAGGGCAGTACCACGGGTTGGATTAG TCCCCGTGACCGAGTCGTGGAGAGATGAGCTGCGAGAATTCACCGAAAAAGCTCTAATACCCCCGCCCTCGCCCGAAAAAcaaaaaccgagaactcaaGACAATGAAAGACACACGAAGACGCAATATTCGGCAAACACCGGTCGACTCATACCACCAGCATCACGTGCCATGTCACGTGGTCGTACCGGAACCAGGCACAAATTCAGACGTGAACTGGAACATATCATTGAAGAGGGTAACATGGAAACCATG GTTCTAACAATGCTGTGTCAGATACTGCAAGTTGAGGATTTAAATGCAGTTCAAGCTTGGCTCTGTTCCGCTGGCGACATCG AAAAGAACATGGCTTTGGATTTAGTGCGAGCCGCGCTCAACCAAGAGGATGCCGGCACACACGAAGTGCCTGAAGAATTACTGGAAAAACCGGCCACAGCTTTACCCGGTGAAAACTGGACGACCCAAAATGGGGACGAACCAACCAACAAAGAACAAGACGAATTCATCGAGAAAATCGTTGAAAG ATTGAGTATTGCTGACGGTCGTTTCTCCAGACAGCGAGTAACACGAGATGAGAACGGAGATCTGAGAACAACCAGCATCGAACCGTTGCCcgagatattgaaaaaaccagATCCGATTCCTGCTGAAAATA aTGCCCGTCCACCGACTTCTCAAGTTTTCAAAACAGCCACCAGCAGCGGCCCGCCGGGTACTGCAAAAAGTGGACCAAAACTGAGGATGACCAACGGATCGCGTCCAACGACCCAGTGTATGCTAGCCGACGAGAATAAGGCCTGGAACCCGACAGAAGCTACGGTCTAA
- the LOC141903894 gene encoding protein TBATA-like isoform X2: MAYVANGHFRTWYNEDPNLSYVQVRRLPLNQMSQSEVFRPSEAPLMIRSSLQEGINMPFHSKSGSRPSTQGSGGYRFGQRSLNSFFTRHNPHPNRVTHIKGLLDIPICAVNDDGYMANPRYSLQLPPKQFTPQHRPRDIPRIPVNAGHIGKTKLHPINTVTGMQNWTGLQNYPWRERAVPRVGLVPVTESWRDELREFTEKALIPPPSPEKQKPRTQDNERHTKTQYSANTGRLIPPASRAMSRGRTGTRHKFRRELEHIIEEGNMETMVLTMLCQILQVEDLNAVQAWLCSAGDIEKNMALDLVRAALNQEDAGTHEVPEELLEKPATALPGENWTTQNGDEPTNKEQDEFIEKIVERLSIADGRFSRQRVTRDENGDLRTTSIEPLPEILKKPDPIPAENNARPPTSQVFKTATSSGPPGTAKSGPKLRMTNGSRPTTQCMLADENKAWNPTEATV, encoded by the exons ATGGCGTACGTGGCCAATGGGCATTTTCGTACATGGTACAACGAAGATCCAAACCTTAGTTATGTACAAGTTCGAAGGTTGCCGTTAAATCAG aTGAGTCAATCGGAGGTGTTTAGACCGAGCGAAGCTCCCCTAATGATCAGAAGTTCACTTCAAGAGGGCATAAATATGCCGTTCCACTCGAAGAGCGGGTCGCGGCCGAGTACACAGGGTTCCGGGGGCTATAGATTCGGCCAGCGTAGTCTGAATTCATTCTTCACCAGGCACAATCCTCATCCAAATCGTGTGACGCATATCAAAG GTTTGTTAGACATACCGATTTGCGCCGTGAACGACGATGGCTACATGGCGAACCCGCGATACTCGTTACAACTTCCACCTAAACAGTTCACACCTCAGCATCGACCCCGGGACATCCCGAGAATACCCGTCAATGCGGGACACATCGGAAAAACAAAGCTACATCCCATCAACACGGTAACAGGCATGCAAAACTGGACCGGTTTACAGAACTATCCGTGGAGAGAAAGGGCAGTACCACGGGTTGGATTAG TCCCCGTGACCGAGTCGTGGAGAGATGAGCTGCGAGAATTCACCGAAAAAGCTCTAATACCCCCGCCCTCGCCCGAAAAAcaaaaaccgagaactcaaGACAATGAAAGACACACGAAGACGCAATATTCGGCAAACACCGGTCGACTCATACCACCAGCATCACGTGCCATGTCACGTGGTCGTACCGGAACCAGGCACAAATTCAGACGTGAACTGGAACATATCATTGAAGAGGGTAACATGGAAACCATG GTTCTAACAATGCTGTGTCAGATACTGCAAGTTGAGGATTTAAATGCAGTTCAAGCTTGGCTCTGTTCCGCTGGCGACATCG AAAAGAACATGGCTTTGGATTTAGTGCGAGCCGCGCTCAACCAAGAGGATGCCGGCACACACGAAGTGCCTGAAGAATTACTGGAAAAACCGGCCACAGCTTTACCCGGTGAAAACTGGACGACCCAAAATGGGGACGAACCAACCAACAAAGAACAAGACGAATTCATCGAGAAAATCGTTGAAAG ATTGAGTATTGCTGACGGTCGTTTCTCCAGACAGCGAGTAACACGAGATGAGAACGGAGATCTGAGAACAACCAGCATCGAACCGTTGCCcgagatattgaaaaaaccagATCCGATTCCTGCTGAAAATA aTGCCCGTCCACCGACTTCTCAAGTTTTCAAAACAGCCACCAGCAGCGGCCCGCCGGGTACTGCAAAAAGTGGACCAAAACTGAGGATGACCAACGGATCGCGTCCAACGACCCAGTGTATGCTAGCCGACGAGAATAAGGCCTGGAACCCGACAGAAGCTACGGTCTAA
- the LOC141903894 gene encoding protein TBATA-like isoform X3 translates to MSQSEVFRPSEAPLMIRSSLQEGINMPFHSKSGSRPSTQGSGGYRFGQRSLNSFFTRHNPHPNRVTHIKGLLDIPICAVNDDGYMANPRYSLQLPPKQFTPQHRPRDIPRIPVNAGHIGKTKLHPINTVTGMQNWTGLQNYPWRERAVPRVGLVPVTESWRDELREFTEKALIPPPSPEKQKPRTQDNERHTKTQYSANTGRLIPPASRAMSRGRTGTRHKFRRELEHIIEEGNMETMVLTMLCQILQVEDLNAVQAWLCSAGDIEKNMALDLVRAALNQEDAGTHEVPEELLEKPATALPGENWTTQNGDEPTNKEQDEFIEKIVERLSIADGRFSRQRVTRDENGDLRTTSIEPLPEILKKPDPIPAENNARPPTSQVFKTATSSGPPGTAKSGPKLRMTNGSRPTTQCMLADENKAWNPTEATV, encoded by the exons aTGAGTCAATCGGAGGTGTTTAGACCGAGCGAAGCTCCCCTAATGATCAGAAGTTCACTTCAAGAGGGCATAAATATGCCGTTCCACTCGAAGAGCGGGTCGCGGCCGAGTACACAGGGTTCCGGGGGCTATAGATTCGGCCAGCGTAGTCTGAATTCATTCTTCACCAGGCACAATCCTCATCCAAATCGTGTGACGCATATCAAAG GTTTGTTAGACATACCGATTTGCGCCGTGAACGACGATGGCTACATGGCGAACCCGCGATACTCGTTACAACTTCCACCTAAACAGTTCACACCTCAGCATCGACCCCGGGACATCCCGAGAATACCCGTCAATGCGGGACACATCGGAAAAACAAAGCTACATCCCATCAACACGGTAACAGGCATGCAAAACTGGACCGGTTTACAGAACTATCCGTGGAGAGAAAGGGCAGTACCACGGGTTGGATTAG TCCCCGTGACCGAGTCGTGGAGAGATGAGCTGCGAGAATTCACCGAAAAAGCTCTAATACCCCCGCCCTCGCCCGAAAAAcaaaaaccgagaactcaaGACAATGAAAGACACACGAAGACGCAATATTCGGCAAACACCGGTCGACTCATACCACCAGCATCACGTGCCATGTCACGTGGTCGTACCGGAACCAGGCACAAATTCAGACGTGAACTGGAACATATCATTGAAGAGGGTAACATGGAAACCATG GTTCTAACAATGCTGTGTCAGATACTGCAAGTTGAGGATTTAAATGCAGTTCAAGCTTGGCTCTGTTCCGCTGGCGACATCG AAAAGAACATGGCTTTGGATTTAGTGCGAGCCGCGCTCAACCAAGAGGATGCCGGCACACACGAAGTGCCTGAAGAATTACTGGAAAAACCGGCCACAGCTTTACCCGGTGAAAACTGGACGACCCAAAATGGGGACGAACCAACCAACAAAGAACAAGACGAATTCATCGAGAAAATCGTTGAAAG ATTGAGTATTGCTGACGGTCGTTTCTCCAGACAGCGAGTAACACGAGATGAGAACGGAGATCTGAGAACAACCAGCATCGAACCGTTGCCcgagatattgaaaaaaccagATCCGATTCCTGCTGAAAATA aTGCCCGTCCACCGACTTCTCAAGTTTTCAAAACAGCCACCAGCAGCGGCCCGCCGGGTACTGCAAAAAGTGGACCAAAACTGAGGATGACCAACGGATCGCGTCCAACGACCCAGTGTATGCTAGCCGACGAGAATAAGGCCTGGAACCCGACAGAAGCTACGGTCTAA
- the LOC141903736 gene encoding allatostatin-A receptor-like produces the protein MYENSTEPPGNMTNSTASEADFYFEKVIAIVVPVIFCMISVIGFVGNVLVIIVVVSNKQMRNTTNILIISLAIADLSFIVICVPFTASNYALKVWPFGDLWCKVVQYMMFVTAYASVYTLVLMSFDRYLAVVHAIWAMNYRTERNAYICVIVLWIVILVTNTPVLTLYTELDYMFYDENRSTCTFKNVKDPNNKAPRIVFGIFFGMGYTLPLTLVCLLYGFMLNRLLYGVAPRLSHSAETVRSKKRVSRMVIIVVVIFALCWLPNQVMFMLQWNSKARMDELFVIMQTLGQVLSYLNSCINPILYAFLSENFRKGFRKVLCLNANTAMRNTDFERTNTRPLLTGATSLKSMGQTTENGL, from the coding sequence ATGTACGAAAACTCTACAGAACCCCCCGGGAACATGACTAACTCAACCGCTTCGGAGGCCGACTTCTATTTCGAAAAAGTCATCGCTATCGTCGTGCCAGTTATATTCTGTATGATATCAGTGATCGGATTTGTGGGCAATGTTCTCGTTATCATAGTCGTCGTTTCGAATAAACAAATGCGAAATACGACGAACATTCTGATCATCAGTTTGGCCATAGCCGACTTATCGTTTATAGTCATTTGCGTACCGTTCACCGCGAGTAACTACGCTCTGAAAGTTTGGCCGTTCGGCGACTTGTGGTGTAAAGTCGTCCAGTACATGATGTTCGTAACGGCGTACGCCAGTGTTTATACGCTCGTGCTGATGTCTTTCGATCGATACCTGGCCGTCGTGCACGCCATATGGGCGATGAATTACCGCACCGAACGCAACGCCTATATCTGCGTGATCGTCCTGTGGATTGTGATACTCGTTACGAACACGCCGGTTCTAACGTTGTACACCGAATTGGACTACATGTTCTATGACGAGAACCGATCGACGTGCACATTCAAAAACGTTAAAGATCCCAATAACAAAGCGCCGCGAATCGTATTCGGAATATTTTTCGGAATGGGCTACACACTGCCGTTGACTCTCGTGTGCCTACTGTATGGGTTCATGTTAAACCGTCTGTTATACGGCGTAGCTCCACGTTTGTCTCATTCGGCTGAGACTGTGCGGTCGAAAAAACGCGTATCACGCATGGTCATTATCGTCGTTGTGATATTTGCATTATGTTGGCTTCCTAATCAGGTAATGTTTATGTTGCAGTGGAACTCGAAGGCCAGAATGGACGAACTGTTCGTCATCATGCAAACTTTGGGGCAGGTTCTCTCCTACCTCAACAGCTGTATAAATCCTATATTATACGCGTTTTTGTCGGAGAACTTCCGCAAAGGTTTCCGCAAGGTTCTCTGTTTGAACGCGAACACGGCCATGCGCAATACCGATTTCGAACGAACGAACACTCGGCCTCTGCTCACGGGCGCTACATCTCTGAAATCGATGGGTCAAACCACCGAAAACGGTCTATGA